A single genomic interval of Canis lupus dingo isolate Sandy chromosome 6, ASM325472v2, whole genome shotgun sequence harbors:
- the RASA4B gene encoding ras GTPase-activating protein 4B isoform X7, with translation MAKRSSLSIRIVEGKNLPAKDITGSSDPYCIVKVDNEPIIRTATVWKTLCPFWGEEYQVHLPPTFHAVAFYVMDEDALSRDDVIGKVCLTRDTLAAHPKGFSGWAHLTEVDPDEEVQGEIHLRLEVVRGPGPCRLRCSVLEARDLAPKDRNGASDPFVRVRYNGRTQETSIVKKSCYPRWNETFEFELEEGAAEALCVEAWDWDLVSRNDFLGKGPGQLIPLIEETTSTECRQDVATNLLKLFLGQGLAKDFLDLLFQLELGRTSEANTLFRSNSLASKSMESFLKVAGMRYLHGVLGPIIDRVFEEKKYVELDPSRVEVKDVGCSGLHRPQTEAEVLEQSAQTLRVHLGALLSALSRSVRACPAVVRATFRQLFLRVRERFPGAQHENVPFIAVTSFLCLRFVSPAIMAPKLFHLRERHADARTSRTLLLLAKAVQNVGNMDTPASRAKEAWMEPLQPTVRQGVAQLKDFITKLVDIGEKEELDLQRALSLQAPPVKEGPLFIHRTKGKGPLMSSFKKLHFSLTTEALSFAKTPNSKKSALIKLANIRAAEKVEEKSFGSSHVMQVIYEDDAGKPQTIYLQCKCVNELNQWLSALRKMSISNPGLLGSYHPGIFRGDKWSCCHQKDKSDLGCDKTRSRVTLQEWNDPLDHDLEAQLIYRHLLGVEAMLSPQGSTGPAVPGAAGPPGGPQIQPSQRTALGDKPPAGAADVRPAPHALTEPPARCSETPPWCAFSSSHHSVSLGSGA, from the exons ATGGCCAAGCGCAGCTCGCTGTCCATCCGCATCGTGGAGGGGAAGAACCTGCCCGCCAAGGACAT CACTGGCAGCAGTGACCCCTACTGCATCGTGAAGGTGGACAATGAACCCATCATCCG GACAGCCACTGTGTGGAAGACCCTGTGTCCCTTCTGGGGCGAGGAGTATCAGGTGCACCTGCCGCCCACCTTCCACGCAGTGGCCTTCTACGTCATGGATGAGGATGCCCTCAG CCGGGACGACGTTATCGGGAAGGTCTGTCTTACCAGGGACACCCTGGCCGCTCACCCTAAGG GGTTCAGTGGTTGGGCCCACCTGACGGAGGTCGACCCTGATGAGGAGGTGCAAGGCGAGATCCACCTGCGCCTGGAGGTGGTGCGAGGGCCAGGGCCCTGCCGGCTGCGCTGCTCTGTGCTGGAGGCCAG AGACCTCGCTCCCAAGGATCGGAATGGTGCATCTGACCCCTTTGTCCGAGTGCGCTACAACGGCCGGACGCAGGAGACCTCG ATCGTGAAGAAATCATGCTACCCACGTTGGAACGAGACGTTTGAGTTTGAGCTGGAGGAAGGGGCTGCGGAGGCGCTGTGTGTGGAAGCCTGGGACTGGGATCTTGTCAGCCGGAATGATTTCTTGGGCAAA ggcccagggcagcTGATACCACTTATTGAGGAGACAACAAGCACGGAGTGCCGCCAGGATGTGGCCACCAACCTGCTCAAGCTCTTCCTGGGGCAGGGACTGGCCAAAGACTTTCTGGACCTGCTCTTCCAGCTGGAGCTGGGTCGTACCA GTGAGGCCAACACCCTGTTCCGGAGCAACTCTCTGGCCTCAAAGTCCATGGAATCTTTTCTGAAG GTGGCTGGGATGCGCTATCTGCACGGCGTCCTGGGGCCCATCATTGACAGGGTGTTCGAGGAGAAGAAGTACGTGGAGCTGGACCCCAGCAGAGTGGAGGTCAAGGACGTAGG GTGCTCGGGGCTGCACCGCCCACAGACGGAGGCCGAGGTGCTGGAGCAGAGCGCGCAGACGCTGCGCGTCCACCTGGGGGCGCTGCTGAGCGCGCTCAGCCGCTCCGTGCGCGCCTGCCCCGCCGTGGTCCGAGCCACGTTCCGCCAGCTCTTCCTGCGCGTGCGCGAGCGCTTCCCCGGCGCGCAGCACGAG aacgTGCCGTTCATCGCCGTCACCAGCTTCCTGTGCCTGCGCTTCGTGTCTCCTGCCATCATGGCGCCCAAGCTCTTCCACCTGCGCGAGCGGCACGCGGACGCGCGCACCAGCCGCACCCTGCTCCTGCTGGCCAAG GCGGTCCAGAACGTGGGCAACATGGACACACCGGCCTCCAGAGCCAAGGAGGCTTGGATGGAGCCGCTGCAGCCCACCGTGCGCCAGGGTGTGGCTCAGCTGAAGGACTTCATCACTAAGTTGGTGGACATCGGGGAGAAGGAGG AGCTGGACCTGCAGCGGGCGCTGAGCTTGCAGGCACCACCGGTGAAGGAGGGGCCACTCTTCATCCACAGGACCAAGGGCAAGGGCCCCCTCATGTCCTCCTTCAAGAAACTCCACTTTTCCCTCACCACCGAGGCCCTGAGCTTCGCCAAGACACCCAACTCTAAG AAAAGTGCCCTCATCAAGCTAGCCAATATCCGGGCAGCAGAGAAGGTGGAGGAGAAGAGCTTTGGCAGCTCACACGTCATGCAGGTCATCTACGAGGATGACGCAGGCAAGCCCCAGACCATCTACCTGCAGTGCAAG TGTGTGAACGAGCTGAACCAGTGGCTGTCTGCGCTACGGAAGATGAGCATCAGCAACCCTGGCCTGCTGGGCTCCTACCACCCCGGCATCTTCCGCGGGGACAAGTGGAGCTGCTGCCACCAGAAGGACAAGTCAG aTCTGGGCTGTGACAAGACTCGGTCACGTGTGACCCTACAGGAGTGGAATGAccctctggatcatgacctggagGCCCAGCTCATCTACCGGcacctgctgggtgtggaggctaTGCTGAG cccccaAGGATCCACTGGCCCAGCTGTTCCAGGTGCTGCAGGACCTCCGGGAGGCCCACAGATCCAGCCCAGCCAGCGTACCGCCCTCGGAGACAAACCGCCTGCTGGAGCTGCAGACGTGAGGCCTGCCCCACATGCCCTCACTGaaccccctgccaggtgctcgGAGACCCCCCCCTGGTGCGCTTTCAGCTCTTCACATCACTCCGTCTCACTGGGGAGCGGGGCTTAG
- the RASA4B gene encoding ras GTPase-activating protein 4B isoform X6: MAKRSSLSIRIVEGKNLPAKDITGSSDPYCIVKVDNEPIIRTATVWKTLCPFWGEEYQVHLPPTFHAVAFYVMDEDALRDLAPKDRNGASDPFVRVRYNGRTQETSIVKKSCYPRWNETFEFELEEGAAEALCVEAWDWDLVSRNDFLGKVVFNVQRLWAAQQEEGWFRLQPDQSKSRRGEGSLGSLQLEVRLWDETVLPSGCYQPLVQLLCHEVKLGTQGPGQLIPLIEETTSTECRQDVATNLLKLFLGQGLAKDFLDLLFQLELGRTSEANTLFRSNSLASKSMESFLKVAGMRYLHGVLGPIIDRVFEEKKYVELDPSRVEVKDVGCSGLHRPQTEAEVLEQSAQTLRVHLGALLSALSRSVRACPAVVRATFRQLFLRVRERFPGAQHENVPFIAVTSFLCLRFVSPAIMAPKLFHLRERHADARTSRTLLLLAKAVQNVGNMDTPASRAKEAWMEPLQPTVRQGVAQLKDFITKLVDIGEKEELDLQRALSLQAPPVKEGPLFIHRTKGKGPLMSSFKKLHFSLTTEALSFAKTPNSKKSALIKLANIRAAEKVEEKSFGSSHVMQVIYEDDAGKPQTIYLQCKCVNELNQWLSALRKMSISNPGLLGSYHPGIFRGDKWSCCHQKDKSDLGCDKTRSRVTLQEWNDPLDHDLEAQLIYRHLLGVEAMLSPQGSTGPAVPGAAGPPGGPQIQPSQRTALGDKPPAGAADVRPAPHALTEPPARCSETPPWCAFSSSHHSVSLGSGA, from the exons ATGGCCAAGCGCAGCTCGCTGTCCATCCGCATCGTGGAGGGGAAGAACCTGCCCGCCAAGGACAT CACTGGCAGCAGTGACCCCTACTGCATCGTGAAGGTGGACAATGAACCCATCATCCG GACAGCCACTGTGTGGAAGACCCTGTGTCCCTTCTGGGGCGAGGAGTATCAGGTGCACCTGCCGCCCACCTTCCACGCAGTGGCCTTCTACGTCATGGATGAGGATGCCCTCAG AGACCTCGCTCCCAAGGATCGGAATGGTGCATCTGACCCCTTTGTCCGAGTGCGCTACAACGGCCGGACGCAGGAGACCTCG ATCGTGAAGAAATCATGCTACCCACGTTGGAACGAGACGTTTGAGTTTGAGCTGGAGGAAGGGGCTGCGGAGGCGCTGTGTGTGGAAGCCTGGGACTGGGATCTTGTCAGCCGGAATGATTTCTTGGGCAAA GTGGTGTTCAATGTCCAGCGACTATGGGCAGCACAGCAGGAGGAAGGCTGGTTCCGGCTGCAGCCCGACCAGTCCAAGAGTCGGCGGGGAGA gggcagcctgggctcCTTGCAGCTGGAGGTGCGGCTGTGGGACGAGACGGTACTCCCCTCTGGCTGCTACCAGCCcctggtgcagctgctgtgccATGAGGTGAAGCTGGGCACCCAG ggcccagggcagcTGATACCACTTATTGAGGAGACAACAAGCACGGAGTGCCGCCAGGATGTGGCCACCAACCTGCTCAAGCTCTTCCTGGGGCAGGGACTGGCCAAAGACTTTCTGGACCTGCTCTTCCAGCTGGAGCTGGGTCGTACCA GTGAGGCCAACACCCTGTTCCGGAGCAACTCTCTGGCCTCAAAGTCCATGGAATCTTTTCTGAAG GTGGCTGGGATGCGCTATCTGCACGGCGTCCTGGGGCCCATCATTGACAGGGTGTTCGAGGAGAAGAAGTACGTGGAGCTGGACCCCAGCAGAGTGGAGGTCAAGGACGTAGG GTGCTCGGGGCTGCACCGCCCACAGACGGAGGCCGAGGTGCTGGAGCAGAGCGCGCAGACGCTGCGCGTCCACCTGGGGGCGCTGCTGAGCGCGCTCAGCCGCTCCGTGCGCGCCTGCCCCGCCGTGGTCCGAGCCACGTTCCGCCAGCTCTTCCTGCGCGTGCGCGAGCGCTTCCCCGGCGCGCAGCACGAG aacgTGCCGTTCATCGCCGTCACCAGCTTCCTGTGCCTGCGCTTCGTGTCTCCTGCCATCATGGCGCCCAAGCTCTTCCACCTGCGCGAGCGGCACGCGGACGCGCGCACCAGCCGCACCCTGCTCCTGCTGGCCAAG GCGGTCCAGAACGTGGGCAACATGGACACACCGGCCTCCAGAGCCAAGGAGGCTTGGATGGAGCCGCTGCAGCCCACCGTGCGCCAGGGTGTGGCTCAGCTGAAGGACTTCATCACTAAGTTGGTGGACATCGGGGAGAAGGAGG AGCTGGACCTGCAGCGGGCGCTGAGCTTGCAGGCACCACCGGTGAAGGAGGGGCCACTCTTCATCCACAGGACCAAGGGCAAGGGCCCCCTCATGTCCTCCTTCAAGAAACTCCACTTTTCCCTCACCACCGAGGCCCTGAGCTTCGCCAAGACACCCAACTCTAAG AAAAGTGCCCTCATCAAGCTAGCCAATATCCGGGCAGCAGAGAAGGTGGAGGAGAAGAGCTTTGGCAGCTCACACGTCATGCAGGTCATCTACGAGGATGACGCAGGCAAGCCCCAGACCATCTACCTGCAGTGCAAG TGTGTGAACGAGCTGAACCAGTGGCTGTCTGCGCTACGGAAGATGAGCATCAGCAACCCTGGCCTGCTGGGCTCCTACCACCCCGGCATCTTCCGCGGGGACAAGTGGAGCTGCTGCCACCAGAAGGACAAGTCAG aTCTGGGCTGTGACAAGACTCGGTCACGTGTGACCCTACAGGAGTGGAATGAccctctggatcatgacctggagGCCCAGCTCATCTACCGGcacctgctgggtgtggaggctaTGCTGAG cccccaAGGATCCACTGGCCCAGCTGTTCCAGGTGCTGCAGGACCTCCGGGAGGCCCACAGATCCAGCCCAGCCAGCGTACCGCCCTCGGAGACAAACCGCCTGCTGGAGCTGCAGACGTGAGGCCTGCCCCACATGCCCTCACTGaaccccctgccaggtgctcgGAGACCCCCCCCTGGTGCGCTTTCAGCTCTTCACATCACTCCGTCTCACTGGGGAGCGGGGCTTAG
- the RASA4B gene encoding ras GTPase-activating protein 4B isoform X2, protein MAKRSSLSIRIVEGKNLPAKDITGSSDPYCIVKVDNEPIIRTATVWKTLCPFWGEEYQVHLPPTFHAVAFYVMDEDALSRDDVIGKVCLTRDTLAAHPKGFSGWAHLTEVDPDEEVQGEIHLRLEVVRGPGPCRLRCSVLEARDLAPKDRNGASDPFVRVRYNGRTQETSIVKKSCYPRWNETFEFELEEGAAEALCVEAWDWDLVSRNDFLGKVVFNVQRLWAAQQEEGWFRLQPDQSKSRRGEGSLGSLQLEVRLWDETVLPSGCYQPLVQLLCHEVKLGTQGPGQLIPLIEETTSTECRQDVATNLLKLFLGQGLAKDFLDLLFQLELGRTSEANTLFRSNSLASKSMESFLKVAGMRYLHGVLGPIIDRVFEEKKYVELDPSRVEVKDVGCSGLHRPQTEAEVLEQSAQTLRVHLGALLSALSRSVRACPAVVRATFRQLFLRVRERFPGAQHENVPFIAVTSFLCLRFVSPAIMAPKLFHLRERHADARTSRTLLLLAKAVQNVGNMDTPASRAKEAWMEPLQPTVRQGVAQLKDFITKLVDIGEKEELDLQRALSLQAPPVKEGPLFIHRTKGKGPLMSSFKKLHFSLTTEALSFAKTPNSKKSALIKLANIRAAEKVEEKSFGSSHVMQVIYEDDAGKPQTIYLQCKCVNELNQWLSALRKMSISNPGLLGSYHPGIFRGDKWSCCHQKDKSDLGCDKTRSRVTLQEWNDPLDHDLEAQLIYRHLLGVEAMLREKQRELSAAGTEAGSALRGSGEAPKDPLAQLFQVLQDLREAHRSSPASVPPSETNRLLELQT, encoded by the exons ATGGCCAAGCGCAGCTCGCTGTCCATCCGCATCGTGGAGGGGAAGAACCTGCCCGCCAAGGACAT CACTGGCAGCAGTGACCCCTACTGCATCGTGAAGGTGGACAATGAACCCATCATCCG GACAGCCACTGTGTGGAAGACCCTGTGTCCCTTCTGGGGCGAGGAGTATCAGGTGCACCTGCCGCCCACCTTCCACGCAGTGGCCTTCTACGTCATGGATGAGGATGCCCTCAG CCGGGACGACGTTATCGGGAAGGTCTGTCTTACCAGGGACACCCTGGCCGCTCACCCTAAGG GGTTCAGTGGTTGGGCCCACCTGACGGAGGTCGACCCTGATGAGGAGGTGCAAGGCGAGATCCACCTGCGCCTGGAGGTGGTGCGAGGGCCAGGGCCCTGCCGGCTGCGCTGCTCTGTGCTGGAGGCCAG AGACCTCGCTCCCAAGGATCGGAATGGTGCATCTGACCCCTTTGTCCGAGTGCGCTACAACGGCCGGACGCAGGAGACCTCG ATCGTGAAGAAATCATGCTACCCACGTTGGAACGAGACGTTTGAGTTTGAGCTGGAGGAAGGGGCTGCGGAGGCGCTGTGTGTGGAAGCCTGGGACTGGGATCTTGTCAGCCGGAATGATTTCTTGGGCAAA GTGGTGTTCAATGTCCAGCGACTATGGGCAGCACAGCAGGAGGAAGGCTGGTTCCGGCTGCAGCCCGACCAGTCCAAGAGTCGGCGGGGAGA gggcagcctgggctcCTTGCAGCTGGAGGTGCGGCTGTGGGACGAGACGGTACTCCCCTCTGGCTGCTACCAGCCcctggtgcagctgctgtgccATGAGGTGAAGCTGGGCACCCAG ggcccagggcagcTGATACCACTTATTGAGGAGACAACAAGCACGGAGTGCCGCCAGGATGTGGCCACCAACCTGCTCAAGCTCTTCCTGGGGCAGGGACTGGCCAAAGACTTTCTGGACCTGCTCTTCCAGCTGGAGCTGGGTCGTACCA GTGAGGCCAACACCCTGTTCCGGAGCAACTCTCTGGCCTCAAAGTCCATGGAATCTTTTCTGAAG GTGGCTGGGATGCGCTATCTGCACGGCGTCCTGGGGCCCATCATTGACAGGGTGTTCGAGGAGAAGAAGTACGTGGAGCTGGACCCCAGCAGAGTGGAGGTCAAGGACGTAGG GTGCTCGGGGCTGCACCGCCCACAGACGGAGGCCGAGGTGCTGGAGCAGAGCGCGCAGACGCTGCGCGTCCACCTGGGGGCGCTGCTGAGCGCGCTCAGCCGCTCCGTGCGCGCCTGCCCCGCCGTGGTCCGAGCCACGTTCCGCCAGCTCTTCCTGCGCGTGCGCGAGCGCTTCCCCGGCGCGCAGCACGAG aacgTGCCGTTCATCGCCGTCACCAGCTTCCTGTGCCTGCGCTTCGTGTCTCCTGCCATCATGGCGCCCAAGCTCTTCCACCTGCGCGAGCGGCACGCGGACGCGCGCACCAGCCGCACCCTGCTCCTGCTGGCCAAG GCGGTCCAGAACGTGGGCAACATGGACACACCGGCCTCCAGAGCCAAGGAGGCTTGGATGGAGCCGCTGCAGCCCACCGTGCGCCAGGGTGTGGCTCAGCTGAAGGACTTCATCACTAAGTTGGTGGACATCGGGGAGAAGGAGG AGCTGGACCTGCAGCGGGCGCTGAGCTTGCAGGCACCACCGGTGAAGGAGGGGCCACTCTTCATCCACAGGACCAAGGGCAAGGGCCCCCTCATGTCCTCCTTCAAGAAACTCCACTTTTCCCTCACCACCGAGGCCCTGAGCTTCGCCAAGACACCCAACTCTAAG AAAAGTGCCCTCATCAAGCTAGCCAATATCCGGGCAGCAGAGAAGGTGGAGGAGAAGAGCTTTGGCAGCTCACACGTCATGCAGGTCATCTACGAGGATGACGCAGGCAAGCCCCAGACCATCTACCTGCAGTGCAAG TGTGTGAACGAGCTGAACCAGTGGCTGTCTGCGCTACGGAAGATGAGCATCAGCAACCCTGGCCTGCTGGGCTCCTACCACCCCGGCATCTTCCGCGGGGACAAGTGGAGCTGCTGCCACCAGAAGGACAAGTCAG aTCTGGGCTGTGACAAGACTCGGTCACGTGTGACCCTACAGGAGTGGAATGAccctctggatcatgacctggagGCCCAGCTCATCTACCGGcacctgctgggtgtggaggctaTGCTGAG GGAGAAGCAGCGGGAGCTGAGTGCAGCAGGCACAGaggcaggctctgcacttaggGGCTCAGGGGAAG cccccaAGGATCCACTGGCCCAGCTGTTCCAGGTGCTGCAGGACCTCCGGGAGGCCCACAGATCCAGCCCAGCCAGCGTACCGCCCTCGGAGACAAACCGCCTGCTGGAGCTGCAGACGTGA
- the RASA4B gene encoding ras GTPase-activating protein 4B isoform X4, with amino-acid sequence MAKRSSLSIRIVEGKNLPAKDITGSSDPYCIVKVDNEPIIRTATVWKTLCPFWGEEYQVHLPPTFHAVAFYVMDEDALSRDDVIGKVCLTRDTLAAHPKGFSGWAHLTEVDPDEEVQGEIHLRLEVVRGPGPCRLRCSVLEARDLAPKDRNGASDPFVRVRYNGRTQETSIVKKSCYPRWNETFEFELEEGAAEALCVEAWDWDLVSRNDFLGKVVFNVQRLWAAQQEEGWFRLQPDQSKSRRGEGSLGSLQLEVRLWDETVLPSGCYQPLVQLLCHEVKLGTQGPGQLIPLIEETTSTECRQDVATNLLKLFLGQGLAKDFLDLLFQLELGRTSEANTLFRSNSLASKSMESFLKVAGMRYLHGVLGPIIDRVFEEKKYVELDPSRVEVKDVGCSGLHRPQTEAEVLEQSAQTLRVHLGALLSALSRSVRACPAVVRATFRQLFLRVRERFPGAQHENVPFIAVTSFLCLRFVSPAIMAPKLFHLRERHADARTSRTLLLLAKAVQNVGNMDTPASRAKEAWMEPLQPTVRQGVAQLKDFITKLVDIGEKEELDLQRALSLQAPPVKEGPLFIHRTKGKGPLMSSFKKLHFSLTTEALSFAKTPNSKCVNELNQWLSALRKMSISNPGLLGSYHPGIFRGDKWSCCHQKDKSDLGCDKTRSRVTLQEWNDPLDHDLEAQLIYRHLLGVEAMLSPQGSTGPAVPGAAGPPGGPQIQPSQRTALGDKPPAGAADVRPAPHALTEPPARCSETPPWCAFSSSHHSVSLGSGA; translated from the exons ATGGCCAAGCGCAGCTCGCTGTCCATCCGCATCGTGGAGGGGAAGAACCTGCCCGCCAAGGACAT CACTGGCAGCAGTGACCCCTACTGCATCGTGAAGGTGGACAATGAACCCATCATCCG GACAGCCACTGTGTGGAAGACCCTGTGTCCCTTCTGGGGCGAGGAGTATCAGGTGCACCTGCCGCCCACCTTCCACGCAGTGGCCTTCTACGTCATGGATGAGGATGCCCTCAG CCGGGACGACGTTATCGGGAAGGTCTGTCTTACCAGGGACACCCTGGCCGCTCACCCTAAGG GGTTCAGTGGTTGGGCCCACCTGACGGAGGTCGACCCTGATGAGGAGGTGCAAGGCGAGATCCACCTGCGCCTGGAGGTGGTGCGAGGGCCAGGGCCCTGCCGGCTGCGCTGCTCTGTGCTGGAGGCCAG AGACCTCGCTCCCAAGGATCGGAATGGTGCATCTGACCCCTTTGTCCGAGTGCGCTACAACGGCCGGACGCAGGAGACCTCG ATCGTGAAGAAATCATGCTACCCACGTTGGAACGAGACGTTTGAGTTTGAGCTGGAGGAAGGGGCTGCGGAGGCGCTGTGTGTGGAAGCCTGGGACTGGGATCTTGTCAGCCGGAATGATTTCTTGGGCAAA GTGGTGTTCAATGTCCAGCGACTATGGGCAGCACAGCAGGAGGAAGGCTGGTTCCGGCTGCAGCCCGACCAGTCCAAGAGTCGGCGGGGAGA gggcagcctgggctcCTTGCAGCTGGAGGTGCGGCTGTGGGACGAGACGGTACTCCCCTCTGGCTGCTACCAGCCcctggtgcagctgctgtgccATGAGGTGAAGCTGGGCACCCAG ggcccagggcagcTGATACCACTTATTGAGGAGACAACAAGCACGGAGTGCCGCCAGGATGTGGCCACCAACCTGCTCAAGCTCTTCCTGGGGCAGGGACTGGCCAAAGACTTTCTGGACCTGCTCTTCCAGCTGGAGCTGGGTCGTACCA GTGAGGCCAACACCCTGTTCCGGAGCAACTCTCTGGCCTCAAAGTCCATGGAATCTTTTCTGAAG GTGGCTGGGATGCGCTATCTGCACGGCGTCCTGGGGCCCATCATTGACAGGGTGTTCGAGGAGAAGAAGTACGTGGAGCTGGACCCCAGCAGAGTGGAGGTCAAGGACGTAGG GTGCTCGGGGCTGCACCGCCCACAGACGGAGGCCGAGGTGCTGGAGCAGAGCGCGCAGACGCTGCGCGTCCACCTGGGGGCGCTGCTGAGCGCGCTCAGCCGCTCCGTGCGCGCCTGCCCCGCCGTGGTCCGAGCCACGTTCCGCCAGCTCTTCCTGCGCGTGCGCGAGCGCTTCCCCGGCGCGCAGCACGAG aacgTGCCGTTCATCGCCGTCACCAGCTTCCTGTGCCTGCGCTTCGTGTCTCCTGCCATCATGGCGCCCAAGCTCTTCCACCTGCGCGAGCGGCACGCGGACGCGCGCACCAGCCGCACCCTGCTCCTGCTGGCCAAG GCGGTCCAGAACGTGGGCAACATGGACACACCGGCCTCCAGAGCCAAGGAGGCTTGGATGGAGCCGCTGCAGCCCACCGTGCGCCAGGGTGTGGCTCAGCTGAAGGACTTCATCACTAAGTTGGTGGACATCGGGGAGAAGGAGG AGCTGGACCTGCAGCGGGCGCTGAGCTTGCAGGCACCACCGGTGAAGGAGGGGCCACTCTTCATCCACAGGACCAAGGGCAAGGGCCCCCTCATGTCCTCCTTCAAGAAACTCCACTTTTCCCTCACCACCGAGGCCCTGAGCTTCGCCAAGACACCCAACTCTAAG TGTGTGAACGAGCTGAACCAGTGGCTGTCTGCGCTACGGAAGATGAGCATCAGCAACCCTGGCCTGCTGGGCTCCTACCACCCCGGCATCTTCCGCGGGGACAAGTGGAGCTGCTGCCACCAGAAGGACAAGTCAG aTCTGGGCTGTGACAAGACTCGGTCACGTGTGACCCTACAGGAGTGGAATGAccctctggatcatgacctggagGCCCAGCTCATCTACCGGcacctgctgggtgtggaggctaTGCTGAG cccccaAGGATCCACTGGCCCAGCTGTTCCAGGTGCTGCAGGACCTCCGGGAGGCCCACAGATCCAGCCCAGCCAGCGTACCGCCCTCGGAGACAAACCGCCTGCTGGAGCTGCAGACGTGAGGCCTGCCCCACATGCCCTCACTGaaccccctgccaggtgctcgGAGACCCCCCCCTGGTGCGCTTTCAGCTCTTCACATCACTCCGTCTCACTGGGGAGCGGGGCTTAG